From the Methanobacterium sp. genome, the window AGCTATAACTGCTTCCGCAATCACAACCTTAGATGAACTATCCAACGGAAGAGCAACCCTAGGTATTGGCCCTGGAGACAAGGCAACCTTCGATGCTTTAGGAATTGAATGGACCAAACCTGTGTCCACCATCAAAGACGCAATCACTATGATGAGTACCTTAATGTCCGGCGGAAAAACTGAAAGCGGCGCAAACCTAATGGGTACCAAAGCAGTCCAGGAAAAAATCCCAATCTACATGGGAGCACAAGGACCAATGATGCTCAAAACCGCCGGAGGATTCTCAGACGGAGCATTAATTAACGCATCAAACCCCAAAGACTTTGAAGCAGCTGTACCTCTCATAAAAGAAGGAGCAGCAGCAGAAGGTAAATCCATCTCTGACGTGGACGTTGCAGCATACACTTGCTGTTCCATAGATGATGACGCTGGTAAAGCATTAGGCGCAGCAAAAATCGTTGTAGCCTTCATCGCAGCCGGATCACCACCACCAGTCTTCGAAAGACACGGACTAGCACCTGACACAGGAGCTAAATTCGGTGCATTTTTAGGTAAAGGTGACTTCGGTGGAGCAATCGGAGCTGTTACCGACGAACTCATGGACGCATTCTCTGTCGTAGGAACACCCGCAGACTTCGTACCCAAAATCGAAGCTCTCGGAGAAATGGGCGTAACCCAATACGTAGCAGGTTCCCCAATCGGACCAGACAAAGAAAAATCCATCAAACTGTTAGGAGAAGTCATAGACAACTTCTAAACACACTTTTTTCTTTTTATTGACAAGGTTTCACTAATTAGAGTCTAATTACTATTTTAAGATCCATTTATCTTCAATATAAAAAGAGGTTTTTACATGGAAACTTACTATTACTTGTTTTTCATGAGTTTAACAGTAGCTGCCATTGTTGGTGGTTTATTATTCCAAATTTATCGATCAAGTGATTATCATCAGGTATGTGTATTAAAATGAGGATTTCCCAACTGGCAGTTTATTATCTAAATCTTGAATAAACCAATTTGTTTTTAAAAGCTATATTTAGTATAACATTATAGAACATTTTATATACTATGAGTTACATATAATTATTAAGTGTGATGTTCTTATGTCTAAAAAAATTCCCATCGGTTTAAAATTAGATGAAAAACAACTAGAACACCTTAGGGAGTATGCTAAGCGTAAAGGCGGAAGCCCTATTAGTCACCATATAAGAATAGCTATTGCTGAATATCTTGAGAAATACGACCAATAATAGCTTAGCGGATAGATCTATAGAAAATACAAACTATTAATGTGTTTATTGTCTTTATTTGCATTCTAAGATTTGATTAATTTTATTATTTTATTTAGTATTCCATTTGCATCCAAATTTTTACACATATTTTTAGTTTTAGGGGGTAGTTTCTTGTGTTTAGATCTAAAGAATTTAGAGTTGAAAATGGGGAGAAATACATTGAAACAGACCTTAATGGGATCGAACTTCTGGAATCAGCCCAGCTTAATAAAGGAACTGCATTTAACACTGAAGAAAGGGAAAAATTTTCTTTGAAGGGACTTCTACCTCCATCAGTAGAAACCATCGAGGATCAATTGCTAAGAGTTTACAGACAGTACTCCTTAAACTGTGATCCTTTGCAAAAGAACATATTTCTTAATAACCTGTACAACACCAACGAAACACTCTTTTTCAGGCTCATTTCAGACCATGTCAAAGAAATGATGCCTATAATTTACACTCCCACTGCGGGGCTAGCGATCCAGGAGTATAGTAACGAGTTTCGACGACCACGCGGGATTTACATTGCTTATCCAGACCTAGATAATGTTAGTGAGATTTTAGACAACCGGATTAACCCGGAAATTGATCTTATAGTTCTGACAGATTCAGAGCAGATACTGGGAATAGGTGACCAGGGAGCCAATGGAATCGGAATTTCAGTGGCTAAATTAGTGATTTATACCATTGGTGCTGGTATTAATCCCCGTAGAATGCTCCCCATCATGATTGATGTGGGCACCAACAACACTAAACTTCTCAACGACCCCCTGTACATTGGCTGGCGCCATCAAAGGATCAGCAGGAAAGAATACGACCACTTTGTAAGTAAAGTGATTGAGGTAATTAAGCAAAAGTTTCCAGGTGTGTTCCTGCAGTGGGAGGACTTTGGAAAGGAAAAGGCCAGATGTAACCTAGATCATTACCAAAATAAAATTTGCACATTCAATGATGATATACAGGGCACTGGGGCCGTTACAATGGCTGCAATTCTTAATGCATCAAAATTGACCCGGACTAAAATATCTGATCATCGAGTGGTGATTTTTGGTGCCGGAACAGCAGGCTGTGGAATTGCTGATGAGATCAGAGACTGGATGATAAAAGACGGACTCACTCCACAGGAAGCGCGTTCCCGTTTCTGGCTTATGGATAGTGAAGGGCTGATAACAGAAGATAGAACGAACTTAGATTATTCCAAAAACACTTACGCTCGACCTTCTGATGAAATAGATCACTGGGACATAGTCAGTATGCATGTAAGCCTTTTAGATGTAGTACGCAACGCAAAGCCCACTATTCTAATTGGAACATCCGCTGTAAAAGGTGCCTTTTCCAGAGAAGTAGTAAAAACTATGGCTTCGGGTGTGGAGAGGCCAATAATTTTCCCCCTATCCAATCCCATTAGCATGGCTGAGGCCAGTCCTAAAGATATACTTAACTGGACAGGTGGAATGGCACTGGTTGCCGCCGGAAGTCCCTACGATAATGTTATTATCAATGGGGAAAAAATATCAGTCGCTCAATGTAACAATGCTTTCATCTTCCCGGGATTAGGGTTGGGTATAATTTGTTCGGAAGCTGAGAAAGTGACCTCAGGAATGATTGACATTAGTATTGAAGTATTAAGTCGTTCTGTTAAGATTGGGGATGATCCCCATGCACGTTTACTTCCGGAAGTTTCTCAGATGCAGCAAGTGAGCAAAAATATAGCAATCGCTGTATCCAAACAGGCAGTGAAAGAGAAAATTGCAAGAATCGGGCAGGAAGAAGATATTGAGAAACTGGTTAACTCCAACATCTGGAAGCCTGTTTATAGACCCTACAAAAGAGTTGATCATCTACAAGTTAATGTATAACTTAATCAAACAGGCTATTTAAGAAAACTAGAAAAGAAGAAAATTAATATATTTTGGGAATAAAAAAGCACCAACAGGATGTGGGATATTTTAACTTGTTTGAAGCAGCAAAATCTGAAAATTTCAATGATGAAAATCAATAAAATAAAAATTGGTTTTAAATAACTTTATATGCTCTTAAACTCAATAGTAAATTGCCTAATTGGCAAAAAATTGGAAGTGATAAGTTTGTTTGGAAGTAGTAACAGTAATGATAGAGGAAATTCGTCTCCTATTACAGAAGGCGGAGAATACGATGTGAAGATTGAAGATACAGGTAGGGACGGAGACGGAATTGCCCGTATTGAAGGATTTGTAGTTTTTGTTTCAGGCGCCAAAGTCGGCGAAGAAGTTAAAATTCGAGTTAATTCTACCAGAAGAAATTTCGCTTTTGCTGAAGTAGTAGAATAAATATTATTTGATAAAATAAAGGGATATTATTAACCAATTGGTTAAAACATCCAATTTATCTTTTAATCTTTTATAACTTTAGAGTTTATACCTCCCAATTTCACATACATCCTGCATAATAAAATTAAATCAATTTAAAAATTAATTATCTCTTTTTTATTATTACCACTTTAACTAAAGAAATTATTACCAATAACTAAATAATTTACCCATAACTAAACAATTATTTTTATTGTACTCATTTTTCTAATTCAATTCATTAAAAATCCAAAGTTATGATTATGGGCATGGATATAGAATATAAACACAGATTTAAAAATTCAAGAATTTATTTTAACACGCATCATCTTTTTTTTTTAATCGAGTTTATGGAAATGTTGGTAACATGAGTAAAATCGACTTTTCAATGGAAAACATTAACCATTGTCTTTGTAGTAAGTGTGCTGTACAAATAGAAAGTCAATGTGTTAAAGATAAACAAAAGATCATGTTGTTGATAACCCAACAAGATCTGGACAGTCCCATGCGGATGGATGCTGAACGTGTTCCAGGAGTTTATTGTACTACTGGAAAAGCTATTTGTAAAGATATTGACACTAAAAAGGTCTGTAAATGTAATGAATGTTATATTTGGAAAGAATATGGATTAAAAGACTCTTCTCCCGGACGGTATTTTTGCAAAGATGGTGAAGCAATATAAATCATTTAATATAATCTATATATTCCATGATTGAAATAAACAAATGAAGAATTGATAGGAGGGAGTTACATGACCACTTATGTGGCTTTACTCCGTGGGATTACCCCTTCAAATCCCAATATGCGTAATGAAATGTTGCGAGGTGTCTTTGAAGATATTGGGTTTGAAAATGTGCAATCGGTAATTTCCAGCGGTAACATCCTGTTTGAAACTGGATCCCGAAACTTGGAGGAACTGGAATCCACTATCGAAAAAGCACTTCTAAAACAACTGGATTTTAAAAGTACTACCATTGTTTACAGCAAAGACGAACTGCAGTCTTTTATTAATGAAAAGCCTTTTAAAAATCTGAAAGACACACCCCAAAGTAAATTGAATGTTACTTTCCTAAAAAACAAACCGAATACTGATGTTGAATTTCCTTATCAATCAGAAAATAAAGGATTTACCGTAGTAGGGATCTATAACCGTGCTATCTGCAGCGTAGTTGATTTATCAAAGGGAAAAACACCTGATCTAATGCGCTGGATGGAAAAAGAATTTGGAAAGAATTTAACCACCAGAACATGGAAAACAGTGGATAGAATCATGAAACGTCTAGATTGACTCTAGTTATAACTCTTTTTTTATAGGCAGATTATAGGGGATTAAGATAATCATATTCCTGGCGTAAACTCCTTAAAATAATAATTGTTCCATTTAAGTATTTGAGGAAACTTATACTCCTTTAAGGTAACTTCCTATTCTCTGGTCTAATAATGGTATTTGCGTTTCTAGTAACATGCCCCAGAAATTTTGAAGAGATTATAATTATCAACAAAAGCATAAATAAGATCTTGAATAATATATAAAGAAAATTGGAGCTTTCAAATGAATTTTATCAGAATATTAAAAGAAGGAGAAGGAACCACAGTAGAATTTAATGAATCTATGGGTGAAAATGGATTCAAAACTGTATCAGCATTTTCCAACACTCAGGGTGGTACCTTGTTCTGTGGGGTCTCCAATACTCGCGATATCGTCGGTTTCAATAGTAGTGAGGAACCAGTCCACACCATCACCAATAAAATAATTAATAAAATGGGGATTAACCCGTCTATTTCCTGCTTTGACTGGGATGGGAAGAAGATTTTAAGGATAGATGTTGAAAAAAGCCCCAATCCAATTTCATACAATGGAAAATATTATAAAAAAGTAGGAAGCACAACTACCGTAATATTAGGGGATGAACTACGGGATTTCTTTTTAAAGGGAAGTAACTGGGATGGCCTGGTCAATGATTACAGTCTGGAGGAAATAGATGAGGAATCTCTTAGGAAATTCACTCAAAGAGCTGTAAAAAAAGGCAGACTGGTTGCAGATGATACGGATGACATATCGGAAATACTCCTTAAACTGAACCTTTTAGTTGATGGCAAGCTCACCAATGCTGCTATTATTTTATTTGGTCGGGATCCTCAGAAGTATTTCACCAATGCCTTAGTTAGGGTGTTAAGATTCAAAGACGAAGTCAGTGTTTCTGATAGGCGAGTTACCGGTAACCTGTTCCAACAAGTTGAAGAAGCTGGTGAAGCTATAAAAAATTCTATAAATGTGAAATTTGAAATAAAAGGTAAATTAACCCGGGATGAAGTATGGGATTATCCTCTTAAAGCCATACGTGAAGCTCTTATAAACTCCATTGTCCACAGGGATTATTTCAAATACGGAATTCAGACTCAGATTAAGATATTTGACGATAAGATATGGTTCTTTAACCCTGGCGAACTCTTCGGGGGAATGACCATTCAAAAACTCAAACAATTACATCCTTCATCAACCCGAAATCCACTAATTGCAGAAATGTTTTTCAAGGCTGGTTTGGTTGAAGTCCATGGATCAGGCATACACCAGATAATGAAATCTTTAAAAAATGCAGGACTCCCTGAACCTGAATTCAAAGAAGAGTTCGCTGGATTTTCAGTTTACATGATGAAAAACGTATATGATAAGGAATATCTGAAAGTTTTAGGTCTTAATCGTAGCCAAATCCAGGCAGTATCATTTATGCAGGAACATGGTTCTTTAACCATGTCTGATTTCATGCGTATTTCTTCAGGGATAAATGAACGCACACTTCGGCGATATTTGGCAGATTTAGTTGATAAAAAACTTATCATAGCAATCGGAGAGAAAAAAGGAAGAAGATATAAACTTTCAGGGTATTAAAACATAAACTGATAACGGACATATAACGGACATATCGGACATTATTAAAAGAAACGTTCTAAAACATCAGTATCAATACTACTATTTTGTTATGAATTCTAAAGAATCAATTTTGTAATGAATTCTAAAGAATCAAACAATGAGTATGAATGTGGGATACACTGGATAGGAATATCTTTGAGGTAGACATGAAGTACACCAGTGTATCCTATCTTAATATTCATCCCTTTCTATTATATAATGTTGGTATCTTTGGTATCACAGGATTCTAAATATCTATATAAAATGCATGTCTGTTAGCCCAACTCTTTTGCAACCAATCTATAAAATTCACTGTACAAATTTGTGGTGTGATAACTCCACAGACAAGTAACATATTAGTGGAATTGTGGAGAATGGCCACCTGTTTATGGACACAAAATGATACTCCCAACTAACCGAAAATAAAAAATTGAGAAAACTGTGTAAATGATCCACAACATATAGCCTCAACAACCTAAATAAGGTAATTTCAATGATTTTTGTTTTAGTAGTATACAAAATAGGATTATTAACTAATAGTATAAAGTTTAATAAATTTACTTCGTTAAACCCTGATATATTTAGCCATAAGTTCGATATATAGGATAGCTAGAAATCCTAATATAATCTAATCTTAATGTCATTTCCCACCATAAATTTTCCAGCAATTGTTGCTTTACGATGCTTAAATTTTTTAGGAGTAAATATCAGTTCACCACCTAACATTTTCCCGAAAATTTCTACTACTGTTATTGGGAATATAACCCTATTATCCCAACAGTTATTATGTACATCTACATGAGGAAATTTTCTTTTTAATTCTTGTTTGTTTTTAAATTCTCGAAATTGTATTTTAAGATTATCTCCATTTTTATATTTTATATTTAATAGTTTTCCTGATGGAGGAGACTCAATATCCACAGGAGGATAATTATTCGTACACCAATAATTATCTTTAACTATTACTTGTGGTTCACCTGATTCTTTAAGCATTGAAACATTAAGAAGCATATATCCATTTTCATCACGATTGTACCAAATAAGGGGTCTTCCATTAAATTTAAAAAGAATATTTTGATCATAAAATACTAAACCACCAACAACTGCCAAAATATGATTTCTCATCCAATCGAATCGGCCAATAATTTTTTTATTTTGCATAGTTCCTAATAATTTTAATTTTCTAAGCTGTTTTTTTGTATATGCTCCATTGTCTGCCTTATTATGATGTTCAGCACATAATGCAATCATTCCTTCTGGATTATGG encodes:
- a CDS encoding TRAM domain-containing protein — its product is MFGSSNSNDRGNSSPITEGGEYDVKIEDTGRDGDGIARIEGFVVFVSGAKVGEEVKIRVNSTRRNFAFAEVVE
- a CDS encoding DUF2769 domain-containing protein, which codes for MSKIDFSMENINHCLCSKCAVQIESQCVKDKQKIMLLITQQDLDSPMRMDAERVPGVYCTTGKAICKDIDTKKVCKCNECYIWKEYGLKDSSPGRYFCKDGEAI
- a CDS encoding ATP-binding protein yields the protein MNFIRILKEGEGTTVEFNESMGENGFKTVSAFSNTQGGTLFCGVSNTRDIVGFNSSEEPVHTITNKIINKMGINPSISCFDWDGKKILRIDVEKSPNPISYNGKYYKKVGSTTTVILGDELRDFFLKGSNWDGLVNDYSLEEIDEESLRKFTQRAVKKGRLVADDTDDISEILLKLNLLVDGKLTNAAIILFGRDPQKYFTNALVRVLRFKDEVSVSDRRVTGNLFQQVEEAGEAIKNSINVKFEIKGKLTRDEVWDYPLKAIREALINSIVHRDYFKYGIQTQIKIFDDKIWFFNPGELFGGMTIQKLKQLHPSSTRNPLIAEMFFKAGLVEVHGSGIHQIMKSLKNAGLPEPEFKEEFAGFSVYMMKNVYDKEYLKVLGLNRSQIQAVSFMQEHGSLTMSDFMRISSGINERTLRRYLADLVDKKLIIAIGEKKGRRYKLSGY
- a CDS encoding DUF1697 domain-containing protein; this translates as MTTYVALLRGITPSNPNMRNEMLRGVFEDIGFENVQSVISSGNILFETGSRNLEELESTIEKALLKQLDFKSTTIVYSKDELQSFINEKPFKNLKDTPQSKLNVTFLKNKPNTDVEFPYQSENKGFTVVGIYNRAICSVVDLSKGKTPDLMRWMEKEFGKNLTTRTWKTVDRIMKRLD
- a CDS encoding NAD-dependent malic enzyme translates to MFRSKEFRVENGEKYIETDLNGIELLESAQLNKGTAFNTEEREKFSLKGLLPPSVETIEDQLLRVYRQYSLNCDPLQKNIFLNNLYNTNETLFFRLISDHVKEMMPIIYTPTAGLAIQEYSNEFRRPRGIYIAYPDLDNVSEILDNRINPEIDLIVLTDSEQILGIGDQGANGIGISVAKLVIYTIGAGINPRRMLPIMIDVGTNNTKLLNDPLYIGWRHQRISRKEYDHFVSKVIEVIKQKFPGVFLQWEDFGKEKARCNLDHYQNKICTFNDDIQGTGAVTMAAILNASKLTRTKISDHRVVIFGAGTAGCGIADEIRDWMIKDGLTPQEARSRFWLMDSEGLITEDRTNLDYSKNTYARPSDEIDHWDIVSMHVSLLDVVRNAKPTILIGTSAVKGAFSREVVKTMASGVERPIIFPLSNPISMAEASPKDILNWTGGMALVAAGSPYDNVIINGEKISVAQCNNAFIFPGLGLGIICSEAEKVTSGMIDISIEVLSRSVKIGDDPHARLLPEVSQMQQVSKNIAIAVSKQAVKEKIARIGQEEDIEKLVNSNIWKPVYRPYKRVDHLQVNV
- a CDS encoding ribbon-helix-helix protein, CopG family, whose protein sequence is MSKKIPIGLKLDEKQLEHLREYAKRKGGSPISHHIRIAIAEYLEKYDQ
- the mer gene encoding 5,10-methylenetetrahydromethanopterin reductase → AITASAITTLDELSNGRATLGIGPGDKATFDALGIEWTKPVSTIKDAITMMSTLMSGGKTESGANLMGTKAVQEKIPIYMGAQGPMMLKTAGGFSDGALINASNPKDFEAAVPLIKEGAAAEGKSISDVDVAAYTCCSIDDDAGKALGAAKIVVAFIAAGSPPPVFERHGLAPDTGAKFGAFLGKGDFGGAIGAVTDELMDAFSVVGTPADFVPKIEALGEMGVTQYVAGSPIGPDKEKSIKLLGEVIDNF